The following coding sequences lie in one Epinephelus lanceolatus isolate andai-2023 chromosome 24, ASM4190304v1, whole genome shotgun sequence genomic window:
- the zdbf2 gene encoding DBF4-type zinc finger-containing protein 2, with the protein MSHPSDEGDQRKAESTSRMWAESQPGPSRCQPSRQGYCGYCRVLYSNLEQHLSSLRHLDSVRASSRGSSTVTSASSSRTKLTLLERFLQDVLQHHPHRYNDPRPSHADLPSVSAPLLPREELDDLCFSDDDSRSKGTREQLPSSDDASCQQASQKEDRLSAPIREQEEGGAAPTGYTQSSHLQTPPPQSQALPSVHRKAHRKTDRRKTSDSSTSLPSHRGPDPGQRSPTELRPCPDPGPGPGPRPGPSRSPSHLPPSQLRPCPEPSPCLGSSPDTSPGPSPYPGPDTGPSPGPRAHTQVRPCPEPSPCLDSSPGPSLSPQPPTQLRPSPQPGPSLGPSPYPSPVPGPGPGPSPGPRPHTQLIPCPEPGPSPGPGSWLPKQLRPCSDSGPSAGPGLGPGPSPHPGPRLPMQLRPCLEPSPSQGAGPGPRPATQLRPCPDSVPSPGPGQGPGPGLRPPSQLRPWLSWQKERREALKEEAFSSDHSDSVDQTIEEVIQRCCHGFSSPPCQQEETDSFHFSLPASMETQSDNWDSPAQRGQTLSQVEEQDLSHLMDVQVDLEDQMYSYQLESALHSDRQARGGARQEQGIWTLPIEEVLPAPRHIPESFRGKTWTQIEQEDEEKVDKLVRQFRRGRFICYFDTESLARYGRRSQNKKSCDESKEEEPDTDVLPLLDHDDDSAYVRRKRKRRAFRVASRCQVVKVSHSTQTVQLVVPAIRQPAAEAPPTSVPVANQEAAERTPEVWRCLPPSYSNIVTPLQPRTSLVYLLCSPSGPAPTYTPSPGSTPKRCRKKRRPLDLQGLKVKYKQLPVRFYDTSSNRILKNLPKGFLWRRGSTSSPPPPCVRQLFRSLSPDLNADRPLGEGAAGSSRVKGQRSSDSPYSHASFLLSTLSRDSAQTDKQDAAGRRGRISQDPPPPPPSRSERGRGGKRDRTRPPPSKRRTKAQATPPQPRREGLRRAGPSRGVPSSTDPPHPPSPRRGRARRGRGCERGRR; encoded by the exons ATGTCACACCCTTCAGAtgaag gtgACCAGAGAAAGGCGGAGTCTACCAGCAG GATGTGGGCGGAGTCTCAGCCGGGTCCGTCCAGGTGTCAGCCCAGCAGACAGGGTTACTGTGGATACTGCAGAGTCCTCTACAGCAACCTGGAACAG CACCTGTCCAGTCTCAGACACCTGGATTCTGTCCGGGCGTCCTCCCGAGGCTCAAGTACCGTCACCTccgccagcagcagcagaaccaAACTAACCCTGCTGGAGCGTTTCCTGCAGGACGTCCTGCAGCACCATCCGCACCGCTACAACGACCCCAG GCCGTCTCACGCCGACCTCCCGTCAGTCTCCGCCCCTCTGTTGCCGAGGGAGGAGCTTGATGATCTCTGTTTCTCTGATGATGACAGCCGATCGAAGGGCACCCGTGAGCAGCTGCCCAGCTCTGACGACGCCTCCTGCCAGCAGGCCAGTCAGAAGGAAGACAGGCTGTCTgcaccaatcagagagcaggaagaaggaggagcagCTCCCACAGGGTACACACAGTCATCGCACCTACAGACCCCGCCCCCACAGTCTCAGGCCCTGCCCTCTGTCCACAGGAAGGCTCACAGGAAGACGGACAGAAGGAAAACCAGcgactcctccacctccttacCGTCACACCGAGGTCCAGATCCTGGTCAGCGATCTCCCACAGAGCTGAGGCCCTGCCCAGACCCTGGCCCCGGTCCAGGCCCCCGTCCAGGCCCCAGCCGAAGCCCCAGTCACCTACCCCCCTCACAGCTAAGGCCCTGCCCAGAACCCAGCCCCTGCCTAGGCTCAAGTCCAGACACAAGCCCAGGTCCCAGTCCATACCCTGGTCCAGACACCGGCCCAAGTCCTGGTCCCCGGGCTCACACACAGGTGAGGCCCTGCCCAGAACCCAGTCCTTGTCTAGACTCCAGTCCAGGTCCCAGTCTCAGTCCCCAGCCCCCCACACAGCTGAGGCCCAGCCCACAACCTGGTCCCAGTCTGGGCCCCAGTCCTTACCCAAGCCCTGTTCCCGGTCCAGGCCCTGGCCCAAGTCCTGGTCCCCGGCCCCACACACAGCTGATTCCATGCCCAGAACCCGGCCCTAGTCCAGGTCCTGGTTCCTGGCTCCCTAAACAGCTGAGGCCTTGCTCAGATTCTGGCCCAAGTGCAGGCCCTGGTCTAGGCCCTGGTCCCAGTCCACATCCTGGTCCCCGGCTCCCTATGCAGTTGAGGCCCTGCTTAGAACCCAGCCCTAGTCAAGGTGCTGGTCCTGGTCCCCGGCCCGCCACACAGCTGAGGCCCTGCCCAGATTCTGTCCCCAGTCCAGGCCCTGGTCAGGGTCCAGGCCCTGGACTGCGACCCCCCTCACAGCTGAGACCCTGGCTGAGCTggcagaaggagaggagggaggctCTAAAAGAGGAGGCGTTCTCCTCGGACCACAGCGACTCTGTGGATCAGACCATCGAGGAG GTTATCCAGAGATGTTGccatggcttcagttcccctcCCTGCCAGCAGGAGGAAACAGACAGCTTCCACTTCAGCCTCCCTGCTTCCATGGAAACGCAGAGTGACAACTGGGACTCACCTGCCCAG CGAGGACAAACATTGAGCCAGGTGGAGGAGCAGGACCTGAGCCATCTGATGGACGTTCAGGTGGACCTGGAGGACCAGATGTACTCCTACCAGCTTGAGTCCGCCCTTCACAGCGATCGGCAAGCAAGGGGTGGGGCCAGACAGGAGCAGGGCATCTGGACTCTACCGATAGAGGAGGTCCTACCGGCCCCGCGACACATCCCAGAATCCTTCAGGGGGAAGACCTGGACCCAGATTGAACAAGAGGACGAGGAGAAGGTGGACAAACTGGTGCGACAGTTCAGACGGGGGAGATTCATCTGCTACTTTGACACCGAGTCTCTGGCCAG GTACGGGAGGAGGAGCCAAAACAAGAAGAGCTGTGATGAGTCCAAGGAGGAGGAGCCAGACACTGATGTCCTGCCTCTGTTGGACCATGATGATGACTCAGCATAcgtcaggaggaagaggaagaggcgGGCCTTCAGAGTGGCGTCCAGGTGTCAG GTGGTCAAAGTCAGTCACAGCACTCAGACAGTCCAATTGGTTGTTCCTGCTATCCGTCAACCAGCCGCAGAGGCCCCGCCCACCAGTGTCCCTGTAGCCAATCAGGAAGCAGCAGAAAGGACTCCTGAGGTGTGGCGCTGTCTCCCTCCGTCGTACTCGAACATCGTTACACCTCTGCAGCCTCGCACCTCTCTGGTCTATCTGCTCTGCTCCCCCTCAGGCCCCGCCCCCACCTACACACCTTCACCAGGCTCCACCCCCAAACGCTGCAGGAAGAAGAGGCGTCCGCTGGACCTGCAGGGGTTAAAGGTCAAATACAAACAACTTCCTGTGAGGTTCTACGACACCAGCAGCAACCGCATCCTAAAAAACCTGCCCAAAGGCTTCCTGTGGCGACGGGGTTCCACCTCCAGCCCACCCCCGCCTTGTGTCCGTCAGCTGTTCAGGAGTCTGAGTCCAGATCTGAACGCTGACAGGCCACTGGGGGAGGGGGCCGCGGGGTCCtccagggtcaaaggtcagaggtcatcagaCTCACCCTACAGCCACGCCAGTTTCCTGCTGAGCACGCTCAGTAGGGACTCAGCACAAACTGACAAACAGGATGCAGCCGGGAGGCGGGGCAGGATTTCTCAAGACCcgccccctccacctccaagCAGGTCAGAgcgggggaggggagggaagaGGGACAGGACACGCCCCCCACCCTCCAAAAGAAGAACCAAGGCTCAGGCCACGCCCCCCCAGCCCAGGAGAGAAGGCCTGCGCCGGGCGGGACCCAGCAGGGGAGTCCCCAGCTCCACAGACCCGCCTCACCCCCCCTCACCCCGCCGGGGGAGGGCCCGGAGGGGGAGGGGCTGTGAGCGGGGACGAAGGTAG
- the eef1b2 gene encoding elongation factor 1-beta: MLFCPPTSHTVRDVFLSRSRDPTLNPMVGDVSITFRFSGEEEERCPVRRGLSPGIKAGSSRLLPPSSSRSSGGSFPPPPLIFRVIMGFGDLKSTSGLKVLNGFLAERSYIEGYVPSQADVAVFEAISTPPPGDLCHALRWYNHIKSYQSQKSSLPGVKKPLGQYGPSGVADTTSTSAPASKDDDEDDDIDLFGSDEEEDAEAARLKEERLAEYAAKKAKKPTLIAKSSILLDVKPWDDETDMAKLEECVRSIQMDGLVWGQSKLVPVGYGIKKLQISCVVEDDKVGTDILEEQITAFEDFVQSMDVAAFNKI; this comes from the exons GGGACGTCTCCATCACCTTCAG gttCAGCGGTGAAGAGGAGGAGCGGTGCCCGGTGAGGAGGGGTCTGTCTCCGGGTATAAAGGCAGGCTCTTcccgcctcctccctccttcttcttctcgcTCCTCCGGCggctccttccctcctcctcccctgatCTTCCGCGTCATCATGGGCTTCGGCGACTTGAAATCAACCTCCGGCCTCAAAGTGCTGAACGGCTTCCTGGCAGAGCGCAGCTACATCGAGGG GTATGTTCCCTCTCAGGCTGACGTGGCGGTCTTCGAGGCAATCTCGACCCCACCCCCGGGCGACCTGTGCCACGCCCTCCGCTGGTACAACCACATCAAATCCTACCAGAGCCAGAAGAGCAG cCTCCCAGGTGTGAAGAAACCTCTGGGCCAGTACGGCCCCTCAGGTGTGGCTGACACCACATCCACCTCCGCCCCCGCCTCCAAAGATGACGACGAGGACGACGACATCGACCTGTTTGGCTCTGACGAGgag GAGGACGCAGAGGCAGCCAGACTGAAGGAGGAACGCCTGGCCGAGTACGCCGCCAAGAAGGCAAAGA agCCCACCCTCATCGCCAAATCGTCAATCCTATTGGACGTCAAGCCGTGGGACGACGAGACAGACATGGCAAAGCTGGAGGAGTGTGTTCGCAGTATTCAGATGGATGGGCTCGTCTGGGGACAGT CCAAACTGGTCCCGGTGGGTTACGGCATCAAGAAGCTGCAGATCAGCTGCGTGGTGGAAGACGACAAG GTGGGCACAGACATCCTGGAGGAGCAGATCACAGCCTTCGAGGACTTCGTTCAGTCGATGGACGTCGCTGCTTTCAACAAGATCTGA